In Mytilus edulis chromosome 6, xbMytEdul2.2, whole genome shotgun sequence, the following proteins share a genomic window:
- the LOC139529028 gene encoding uncharacterized protein, protein MDPSQAEQQEEVQPPEGDVTEEPIENPSITTHVDENPETRRVRDLTEKGKGVYTEKRNKFCEELEALWSDITTQLLEITTPPNELQQVLTTQDNLVKACTNYRRLTDEYLDFLKRTRTLDSQKDIDACNLTLDLRLSKVELAMESLHEHRLALTKAKSTKTRTSGSKGKKTSHSGSSNVSDMSSLARRKRAKAEAAKSKIAFVEQHSLILQQEAMLEEQALFRQSEMEQEAARKKAEMEQEATLKKAEMEQEATLKKAEMEREATLKKANMEHEAEQEAIRRKAQIKQEAARVSREKAELKAKLNLLEARREAAAAEAEARILEYDDSQAFSDLPNEKEDPLQRVQDFVNKLPVSTAVKEVTGPQKKKQIPVHIELSHEAPAFVPSVAPNLLSQTSAVLPSDSKSPEVTSIPDLGLVTGIQKLGLSDEIPAEHQKRGVKEAIPVLRTKQDVIEEIPVSHQKQGVIEEIPVAHQQQINPTSEITRFLLRKDLLFSRLTSFNDRAESFHTWKASFKNVTDELQVSDSEQIDLLIKWLGPESAKHAISIRASNANNPTIGIQRLWKRLDERYGAPEMLEASLRSKLDKFPTLTNKDNARLYELSDILSEIEYHKENPKLGCLLAYFDSPTGINPVIEKLPYGLQEKWITRASRYKSNHGAAFPPFTELSAFISEISRIKNDPGFIFGSKVTPNTKGAAPRFTSYPKTKVGTHKTAVEQQSGDASKQGLCILHNTKHSLNECRAFRAKSIEERKGLLKENNVCYKCCDSTKHRSRECNARISCKECGSKQHTTALHITRPQQPVSSQSSSPKQAYGGEPTESAETKSTSVNSICTEICKDTYSGKSCAKILPVNVYHKDNQYKVIRMYAIIDDQSNRSLASPEFFNLFDVKDKPENYTLSTCSGKVVTSGKRGRGFVMESINGNDKFDLPVLIECDHVPNNRDEIPTPEVTMHHPHLRELRASIPPIEENCQILLLIGRDLIEAHHVLDQRIGPPRTPYAQQLKLGWVVIGETCINKQHVPLELNVKITNILPTGQPSTFQPCTSKFDIRENYTDPVKKDLQSPLFEKTKDDDKPGMSYEDKMFMKQMDNEFVRDSEGSWVAPLPFRVPRQPLPSNKPQALHRANMLDASLNRNPVKREHFLTFMSKILDNNHAELAPPLGEHEECWYLPLFGVYHPKKPDQIRGVFDSSAKCNGVSLNSVLLTGPDLTNDLLGVLLRFRKEMVAVTADVQHMFHCFVVRKDHRNYLRFLWHKNNDLQENLVEFRMRVHVFGNSPSPAVATLGLRKAAQASEQEFGSHVTSFVTRDFYVDDGLTSCPTKEEAVKLLKDTQQALAKYGNLRLHKFASNCAEVMSAFHASDLASNLKDLDLECDSKPLQRSLGLSWDVNTDNFLFQLSSENKPITRRGILSTINSLYDPLGFLAPVIIKGKLLLRKIVSETVDWDQPLSDDTAAEWKSWRDTLNAIETLRIPRTYVPYLSKTATKELHVFSDASEKAIAAVAYLRTTDSSGEPNIGFILGKAKVAPTSGHTIPRLELSAAVLAVEITQTIVDNLDLHIDTVKFYTDSKVVLGYISNETRRFFFYVANRVEKIRKFSSPSQWNYVRTNRNPADSGTRSVPAHEIHSSEWLLGPRQLLSSEQKNSENIYQLIDPEEDGEIRATVNVAKTFATLEHKGIGTERFNRFSNWTSLVRAIAFLERFSRLHGSKQASPVTSLEGFSNAENFILISAQYEVYGDEIDCIKRREQIHKRSPIANLNPFVDERGLLRVGGRIAKSDLNLREKKPLIVPGRHHIATLLVRHYHDTIKHQGRHFTDGAIRSAGFWIVGAKRLISSIIHKCVTCRKLRGKTECQIMSDLPEDRLEPSPPFTNVGIDTFGPWTIVSRKTRGGYANSKRWAILFTCLVTRTVHIELIEEMSSSAFINAVRRVAAIRGQVKIFRSDRGTNFIGAIDDLKIDSINVEDGPFKNFLYNSGTTWIFNSPHSSHMGGAWERMIGITRRILDSMLLNAAGRSLTHDVLNTLMAEVSAIVNSRPLVPVSTDPENPLILTPAMLLTQKTDYIFTSDHLGEFDKRDLCLAEWRRVQALASVFWSRWRKEYLPLLQQRRKWTEDRRDLIEGDVILLKDKNLCRTQWPVGIIVNSFKSSDEHVRKAEVRVIVNGKATTYTRPIVDMILLIENDCV, encoded by the coding sequence ATGGATCCCAGTCAAGCGGAACAGCAAGAAGAGGTTCAGCCCCCAGAGGGAGATGTCACTGAAGAACCTATAGAGAATCCGTCTATAACCACACATGTAGATGAAAATCCCGAGACGAGGCGAGTACGCGACCTCACAGAAAAAGGTAAAGGCGTTTACACAGAAAAACGTAACAAGTTCTGTGAGGAACTAGAGGCCCTTTGGTCAGATATAACAACCCAGTTATTGGAAATCACCACACCTCCCAATGAACTTCAGCAAGTCTTAACAACTCAGGACAATCTTGTAAAAGCCTGTACAAATTATCGTAGGCTCACAGACGAGTATCTGGACTTCCTTAAAAGGACCAGAACGTTGGACAGTCAAAAAGACATTGACGCATGTAACCTCACATTGGATCTTCGTCTGTCCAAAGTGGAACTGGCCATGGAATCTCTACACGAGCATCGCCTTGCCCTCACTAAGGCTAAATCAACTAAAACAAGGACCTCAGGCTCAAAAGGTAAGAAAACCTCACACAGCGGTAGCTCTAACGTATCGGATATGTCAAGCCTAGCACGGAGGAAGCGTGCCAAAGCAGAGGCCGCTAAATCAAAAATAGCCTTTGTTGAACAACATTCACTTATCCTACAACAAGAGGCAATGTTAGAGGAACAAGCCCTGTTCAGACAAtctgaaatggaacaggaagcagcGCGCAAAAAGgctgaaatggaacaggaagccaCACTTAAAAAGgctgaaatggaacaggaagccaCACTTAAAAAGGCTGAAATGGAACGGGAAGCCACACTTAAAAAGGCTAATATGGAACATGAGGCAGAACAAGAGGCCATACGCAGAAAAGCGCAAATCAAACAAGAGGCTGCACGTGTTAGCCGAGAAAAAGCCGAGCTGAAGGCCAAGTTAAACCTTCTAGAAGCACGCAGAGAGgctgcagccgcagaagccgaggctcgtatCCTGGAATACGACGACAGCCAAGCGTTTAGCGATCTCCCTAACGAAAAGGAAGACCCGctccagcgtgtgcaagatttcgtaaataaacttcctgtatcaactgctgtaaaggaagtaacaggacctcaaaagaaaaaacaaattcctgttcATATCGAGCTGAGTCAcgaagcaccagcgttcgtgccatccGTGGCACCGAACTTACTGTCACAGACATCTGCTGTCTTGCCTTCCGATTCTAAGTCACCGGAAGTTACCTCtatcccagatctgggattagtAACCGGCATTCAAAAACTAGGCCTTTCAGATGAGATCCCTGCTGAACACCAAAAACGGGGTGTTAAAGAAGCGATCCCTGTCTTACGCACAAAACAAGACgttatagaagagatccctgtttcacaccaaaaacaaggcgtaatagaagagatccctgttgcaCACCAGCAACAAATCAACCCAACATCGGAGATTACTAGATTTCTCTTGCGTAAGGACCTGCTTTTCTCCCGATTAACAAGCTTTAACGATCGGGCAGAATCCTTCCATACATGGAAAGCAAGCTTCAAAAACGTGACAGACGAGTTACAAGTATCTGATTCGGAACAGATTGATTTATTGATCAAGTGGCTCGGTCCTGAGTCTGCTAAACATGCCATAAGCATAAGAGCGTCGAACGCCAATAATCCTACAATAGGTATACAAAGATTATGGAAGAGGCTTGACGAGCGgtatggtgctccagaaatgttggaagcctctcTCAGGAGTAAACTTGACAAATTTCCAACCTTGACGAATAAAGACAACGCACGTCTTTATGAACTGTCTGACattctatcagaaatagaataccacaaggaaaatcccaagctgggatgtcTGCTAGCTTATTTTGATTCGCCGACCGGAATAAACCCTGTCATTGAAAAACTACCATATGGACTTCAGGAAAAGTGGATTACAAGGGCGTCTAGATACAAATCTAACCACGGCGCTGCCTTTCCTCcctttacagagttatctgcaTTCATCAGTGAAATCAGTAGAATTAAAAACGATCCTGGATTCATCTTTGGTTCAAAGGTCACACCAAATACAAAAGGTGCTGCGCCAAGGTTCACGTCTTACCCCAAGACTAAAGTTGGTACTCATAAAACAGCGGTTGAGCAGCAATCCGGAGACGCCAGCAAACAAGGTCTTTGTATTCTGCACAATACAAAGCATTCCTTAAATGAATGTCGAGCGTTCCGAGCCAAATCAATAGAGGAACGCAAAGgtcttttgaaagaaaacaatgtcTGTTACAAGTGTTGTGATTCTACCAAACACAGAAGCCGGGAGTGCAATGCACGCATAAGTTGTAAAGAATGTGGAAGTAAACAACACACTACCGCACTACACATCACTAGACCACAGCAACCTGTAAGTTCTCAGTCTAGCTCACCTAAGcaagcctacggcggggagcCTACAGAATCGGCTGAAACTAAGTCAACCTCAGTTAACTCTATCTGTACTGAGATCTGCAAAGATACATATAGCGGGAAATCGTGTGCTAAAATACTTCCTGTGAATGTTTATCACAAAGATAACCAGTACAAAGTTATTCGAATGTACGCCATCATTGATGACCAAAGCAACCGGTCACTAGCATCGCCCGAATTCTTTAATCTTTTCGACGTCAAAGATAAACCGGAGAACTATACTCTATCAACATGCTCCGGCAAAGTAGTCACTTCCGGGAAAAGAGGAAGAGGTTTCGTCATGGAATCAATCAATGGTAATGACAAGTTTGATCTTCCTGTACTGATTGAATGTGATCATGTTCCCAATAATAGGGACGAAATACCTACTCCTGAAGTTACAATGCATCACCCTCATTTAAGAGAACTTAGGGCTAGCATTCCACCAATAGAGGAAAATTGCCAAATTCTTCTCTTAATTGGCAGagaccttatagaggcacaccaTGTCCTTGACCAGCGCATAGGACCACCCAGAACTCCATATGCACAACAATTGAAACTGGGTTGGGTAGTGATAGGAGAAACTTGCATTAACAAACAGCATGTGCCTCTTGAGTTAAATGTCAAAATTACTAACATTTTACCTACAGGACAACCTTCAACGTTTCAACCATGTACAAGCAAATTTGACATTCGGGAAAACTACACAGACCCCGTTAAGAAAGATTTACAATCGCCACTCTTTGAAAAAACAAAGGACGATGATAAGCCTGGAATGTCATATGAAGACAAAATGTTCATGAAACAGATGGACAACGAATTTGTCAGAGACTCGGAAGGAAGTTGGGTAGCACCGTTACCGTTCCGAGTGCCAAGACAGCCATTGCCAAGCAACAAACCACAGGCTCTTCATCGTGCTAACATGTTAGACGccagtctgaatagaaacccagTAAAGCGGGAACATTTTCTTACATTTATGAGTAAAATCTTAGATAATAATCATGCAGAGCTCGCACCACCGTTGGGCGAACATGAAGAGTGCTGGTATTTACCATTGTTTGGTGTTTATCACCCGAAGAAACCCGATCAGATTAGGGGTGTGTTTGATTCTTCCGCCAAATGTAATGGAGTTTCACTCAACAGCGTCCTGCTAACAGGTCCAGACTTGACCAATGATCTCTTGGGAGTACTGCTGCGTTTCCGGAAAGAAATGGTCGCAGTAACTGCAGACGTTCAACACATGTTTCACTGCTTTGTAGTGAGAAAAGACCACCGAAATTATCTGAGATTTTTATGGCATAAAAACAACGATCTACAAGAGAACCTTGTCGAATTCCGCATGAGAGTTCATGTTTTTGGAAATAGTCCGTCACCTGCCGTTGCTACACTTGGACTCAGAAAAGCAGCTCAGGCATCAGAACAAGAGTTCGGCAGTCACGTGACTAGCTTTGTTACAAGAGACTTCTACGTTGACGACGGTCTTACGTCATGTCCTACCAAAGAGGAAGCTGTTAAGCTCTTGAAGGACACACAGCAAGCATTAGCAAAATATGGAAACTTACGCCTTCACAAGTTTGCCTCTAATTGTGCGGAAGTTATGTCTGCATTTCATGCCAGTGATTTGGCTTCAAATCTGAAAGATCTAGACTTAGAATGCGACAGCAAACCCTTACAACGTAGCCTTGGACTCAGTTGGGATGTAAACACTGACAATTTCTTATTTCAATTATCATCTGAAAACAAACCAATAACTCGGAGAGGAATTTTATCGACGATAAACAGTCTCTACGATCCTCTTGGATTTTTGGCTCCTGTGATTATAAAAGGGAAACTACTATTAAGGAAAATAGTATCAGAAACCGTCGACTGGGACCAACCTCTCTCTGATGACACAGCAGCTGAGTGGAAATCTTGGAGAGATACTTTAAATGCTATCGAAACATTGCGCATTCCACGTACTTACGTGCCGTATCTCAGCAAAACAGCCACAAAGGAGTTGCATGTCTTTTCTGATGCATCAGAAAAAGCCATAGCAGCTGTTGCATATCTACGCACGACCGACAGTAGTGGTGAACCTAACATAGGGTTCATTCTTGGGAAAGCTAAAGTTGCACCAACGAGTGGTCACACTATTCCACGACTTGAATTATCTGCTGCTGTATTAGCAGTTGAGATTACACAAACCATTGTGGATAATTTAGATTTACATATAGACACCGTGAAATTCTACACAGACAGTAAAGTTGTCTTAGGTTACATCAGTAATGAGACAAGAAGGTTCTTTTTCTACGTCGCCAATAGAGTAGAGAAAATAAGGAAATTTAGCTCTCCAAGTCAATGGAATTACGTACGAACTAACCGTAATCCCGCAGATTCGGGAACAAGGTCCGTACCAGCCCACGAAATTCATAGCAGTGAATGGTTATTGGGACCAAGACAACTTCTTTCCTCAGAACAGAAGAATTCTGAGAACATATATCAGCTAATAGATCCAGAGGAAGATGGAGAAATTCGTGCAACTGTTAATGTTGCAAAAACATTTGCCACACTTGAACATAAAGGTATCGGAACTGAAAGATTCAACAGATTCTCAAACTGGACATCACTTGTGCGAGCGATTGCCTTTTTAGAACGTTTCTCCCGTTTACACGGGTCAAAACAGGCATCACCAGTGACCTCTCTGGAAGGCTTTTCGAATGCCGAAAATTTCATCTTAATATCTGCTCAATATGAAGTTTACGGCGATGAAATAGATTGCATTAAACGCCGGGAACAAATTCATAAGCGGAGCCCGATAGCTAATCTCAATCCGTTTGTGGACGAACGAGGACTATTACGAGTAGGAGGCCGTATTGCCAAATCTGACTTAAACCTCCGTGAAAAGAAACCATTGATCGTCCCTGGACGCCATCATATAGCGACATTATTAGTTCGACACTACCACGACACGATAAAACATCAAGGTCGCCATTTTACAGATGGAGCGATTCGTTCCGCAGGATTCTGGATCGTCGGAGCTAAACGCTTGATCTCTTCTATCATTCACAAATGTGTGACATGCCGCAAACTAAGAGGAAAAACTGAGTGTCAAATCATGTCTGATTTGCCAGAGGACCGTCTTGAGCCGTCACCCCCGTTTACCAACGTTGGAATAGACACATTTGGACCCTGGACAATTGTTTCACGTAAAACACGCGGTGGATACGCAAACTCAAAACGTTGGGCAATTCTTTTCACATGCTTAGTGACTAGAACTGTTCACATCGAACTAATCGAGGAAATGAGCTCTTCAGCCTTCATAAACGCCGTCAGAAGAGTCGCCGCTATAAGAGGTCAAGTTAAAATTTTCCGATCCGACCGTGGAACAAACTTTATTGGCGCAATCGACGATTTAAAGATTGACTCGATCAACGTTGAAGATGGACCCTTCAAGAACTTTCTGTACAATTCTGGTACAACTTGGATCTTCAATTCGCCGCATTCGTCCCACATGGGTGGAGCCTGGGAGAGAATGATTGGTATCACCAGGAGAATTCTTGATTCTATGCTTCTAAATGCAGCCGGAAGAAGCCTTACGCATGACGTGCTCAACACACTAATGGCAGAAGTTTCAGCAATAGTGAACTCTAGACCTCTTGTACCGGTTTCAACAGATCCAGAGAATCCGTTAATATTAACTCCAGCTATGTTATTGACACAGAAAACCGACTACATATTCACCTCAGATCATCTTGGAGAATTCGATAAACGAGATCTATGTCTTGCCGAATGGAGACGAGTACAGGCTCTTGCCAGTGTTTTCTGGTCCCGTTGGAGGAAAGAGTACCTGCCGTTACTACAACAAAGACGAAAATGGACCGAAGATCGCCGTGATCTCATCGAAGGAGACGTCATTCTTCTAAAGGACAAAAACCTTTGCCGTACCCAATGGCCCGTTGGAATTATAGTGAACTCATTTAAAAGTTCAGACGAACATGTCCGAAAAGCAGAAGTGCGAGTAATCGTTAATGGAAAAGCCACAACCTACACACGCCCTATCGTGGACATGATTCTTCTCATCGAGAATGACTGTGTATAA